AGTTAATTTAAGTGAGAGGAAATATTTATGGATGAACTTGCATTATTGGACGCTACTGCACAAGCAGAGTTAGTAAAAAAAGGTGAAGTTAAGCCTATTGAACTAGTTGATGCTGCAATTGCTAGAATTGAGAAGATAAATCCTGCTATTAATGCAGTAGTTACTCCAATGTATGAACTAGCAAGAGAAATTGCCGCAGGCGAACTTCCAGAAGGGCCTTTTAAGGGAGTGCCATTTTTGTTAAAAGATTTATTTCCAATGTATACAGGGGTTAAGCTTTCTTCAGGCTCACGATACTTAAAAGATTATATACCAGATCATGATAGTGAATTAGTTGCTCGGTATAAAAAAGCAGGTTTAATAACTATTGGTAAAACTAACACTCCTGAGTTTGGGTTGTTGCCCACAACAGAACCAGTTTTATTTGGGGCTTGTCGTAATCCTTGGGACACATCACGAACTACAGGCGGTTCAAGTGGTGGTTCAGCAGCAGCAGTAGCGGCTGGAATTGTTCCAATGGCACATGCTAATGATGGTGGTGGCTCAATTCGTATTCCTGCGGCTTGTTGTGGTTTATTTGGATTAAAACCAACTAGAGGACGAAATTCCTTAGGCCCGGATGTAGGAGAAACCCCAGGCGGATTAGTTGTTGAGCATGTTGTTACTCGTTCAGTCCGAGATAGTGCAGCAGTCTTAGACGCTACATCAGGCCCAAGCCTAGGCGATCCTTATTTTGCTCCTTTACCTTCTCAACCATTTTTGTCTGAAGTTGGAGCAGATCCTGGAAAACTTCGTATTGCTTTTACTACCAAAAGCTTAACAGGTGTAGAAATCCACCCTGATTGCATTAAAGCTGTTGAAGATGCGGCTAAACTTTGCGCTGACCTTGGTCATATAGTAGAAGAAGCTTCCCCAACCGATGTCTTAAACACAGATTTACTTAATCAAGCTTTTTTTGCTGTTTGGTCATCTGTTTGTACTTCTTTACTTAATGGCTGGCAACGTCGCACTGGCAAACCCTTAAAAGAAGAATACTTTGAGCCGTTGACCTGGGCAATGTACAAAATGGGTCAAGCAATACCAGCTTCTGATTTAATTTTATCTCTATTTCACTTCCAACAAGTCACCCGTCAGGTTGCCCAATTTATGGTTAATTATGATGTTTACCTTACACCAACTCTTGGAGAACCACCTGTTGAACTAGGTTCTTTTGACCCAACCCCAGACAATCCTTTAGCTGGGTTTTTCCGTGCAGGTCAATTTGTTCCCTATACTCCATTAAATAATATTACTGGTCAACCAGCTATGTCGGTTCCTCTTTATTGGAATGCTCAAGGCTTGCCTATAGGAGTTCACTTTGTTGGTCGTTACGCGGATGAAGCTACTTTGTTTAGATTAGCTTCACAGTTAGAAACAGCCCAACCCTGGGCTAATCGTCGTCCACCTGTTTTTGCTATTTAAGATTTAGGTTAATAGAAAAATGCTAGGTAAGGGATATTAATAGTTTTATTAGTATCTCTTATTTATTAAACTCAATTAAATCACCACCAACAGCTTTAAGTAATTTTCTAACTAATGTTATTGGTAGCCCAACAACATTTAAGTAATTACCAGCTATTTCTTCAATAAAAATACTGCCATAACCTTGAATTGCATAAGCTCCAGCCTTGTCAAAAGGTTCACCTGTTGCAATATACCAATCAATTTCTTGCTCGGTTAATTGATTAAACTTTACTTGAGTTTGGCAAATATCAATAGCTTGTTTATTAGCAATAGTATTAATAACAGCTACACCAGTTAAAACACTATGCCAATTGCCTGAGAGTTGTTTTAGCATCCTTTTAGCGTCTGTTGCGTCTAACGGCTTAGCTAAAATATTTCCTTCACAAACAACTGTTGTGTCTGCCCCAACCACAAATTTATCTTTACAACTTTTGGCAATGTCTTCTGCTTTTTCTTTTGCAAGCCGTAGAACATAAGTCTCTGGTGTTTCGTCTGATAAAATATCTTCATTAATTTGGCTAGGAATAATTTCTAGCTTAGGAGCAAATAAACCAAGAATTTCCCGGCGACGTGGTGAAGAAGAAGCTAAGACTAAATTATTTTTCATTGAACTATTTCCACTTCTACACTAGAGGACGGCTTACTTTCATTTCCTGCTGTATCTATAGCAATGATGAAATAGTAATAAGTTTGACCTACTTTAGCGCGTTCATCACGAACAGTTGTTGTTGTCATTGGAGTAGGTGTTAGTTTTGTCCATTCGCTTTGAGGCATATCTTGACGATCAGCACGGTAAATTAAATAGCCGCGTAAGTCTTTTTCAGTATTAGCAGGCCAAAATAAGCTTACAATACTGGCAGCCGCAGCACCTGTTACATTAGTTGGGGCTGAGGGAGCAAAAGTATCTTTTGCCTTAATTGATATTTCAGCAGAATCAGGGCTTTCAATAGTGCTATCTTTACCTGGCGAGATGCTACGAATTATATAAAAATAATTACCACCAAACTTAAATTGCCGATCCTCAAAAGAAGTTTCAATAATAGGGTTAGCGTTAATTGGTTGGTTTGGGAAATTGTTATCTTTAGCACGCCTATAAATGTTGTAACCAATTACCCTAGGCGGGGTTGTGTTATCTAAATTAGCTGTAGGAGCATTCCAAGAAAGTTTAATTGCATCTTGTGATAATTCAGTAGCAAGATTTTCTGGTGGGCGAGCAATTTGGCTAATAGGCTCTAAAAAAGCATAATTAGATAGTGGTAAAGGGACACCGGCAAAATTACTATAGCGAATAGCATAGCGATAACGTACATCAGCAGTTAGGGCATTTTCAGCCAAGGTATCATTAAAAGATAGGGTGTTAGCTTCAACAGCAGAAATGTCTTTAATAGTTAAGGTGCCGACTATGCGGGCTTCGGCTAAAAATGTTTCTTCTGGAAGCCTCGGAGGTGTATTTGGGTTTTCATCTCGTCTTAGGATTTCAGCCCGCAAGACTTTAGAATTTTGTAAAGAAATAGAGCTAGGTTTGGGCCAGGTTAAAACTAAATTTGTTCCTCTTTGGTGTACTTGTAGAACTTCTGGAACTAATGCTTTATATTTTATTGGCGGTAGCGGTGGGCCAACACGACCACAACCAACTAAAAAAATAGTATTTGTAGTAAGCATTAAAAATACTGTAATAATAATAGAATATTTATAAAATATAACGGCTAAGGTCTTCATTTTGAACAATATTTGCTAACATTTTGTTGACATAAGCTTCATCAATAACTTGTTTTTTTTCTGCTAAATCCGAGCCTTCAAAAGAGATTTCATCTAAAAGTTTTTCCATTACTGTATGAAGTCTTCTTGCTCCAATATCTTCAGTAGATTTATTTACAGAAAATGCAAAGCTAGCAATTGATTCAATAGCATCATCAGTAAATTGTAGAGTGATGCCTTCAGTTTCAAGCAGTGCAGTATATTGACGGATTAATGAATTTTTAGGCTCGGTTAATATACGCTTAAAATCATCTTTAGTTAAAGGATCAAGATTAACACGGATAGGGAAACGCCCTTGAAGCTCAGGAATTAAGTCTGAAGGTTTAGAGACATGAAAAGCACCTGCTGCAATAAATAAAACATGGTCAGTGCGAACCATTCCATATTTAGTATTAACTGTAGTTCCTTCAATAATTGGGAGAAGGTCGCGCTGAACACCTTCACGAGAGACATCTGGCCCGTGTGTACCTTCTCTTCCTGCTACTTTATCTATTTCATCTAAAAAGACAATACCAGAATTTTCCACCCGTTCCAGAGCGATACGAGAAACTTGATCCATATCAACTAGCTTTTGTTCTTCTTCTGCAATTAAATGTTCTATAGCTTCTTCAACCGTCATTTTACGTTTTTTGGTACGTCCACCTGGAAAAATTCCTGGCAACATATCTTTTAGATTAATATCCATTTCCTCAATACCTTGAGGAGTAATAATTTCAATACCGCTAGGCATGCCTCTTTCTTGAAGTTCAATTTCAATCAAACGGTTATTAAGGCGACCATCTCTAAGTTGTTGGCGAAGTTTTTCGCGCGTTCGCTGAAATTGGTCTGAAGTGTTTTCAGTTTCATTTTCAGAAGGCTTATTAGGTGGAAGTAATATATCTAATATTCGTTCTTCTGCGTTAAATTCGGCTTTCTCAGTAATTTCTTCAATTTTTCTTCTCTAACTAAGTCTATAGCGATTTCGACTAAATCCCTAACAATTGACTCTACATCTCGACCAACATAACCAACTTCGGTAAATTTAGAAGCTTCTACTTTTACAAAAGGAGAATTAGCTAGTCTAGCAAGACGGCGGGCAATTTCTGTTTTTCCAACGCCAGTTGAGCCAATCATAATAATATTTTTAGGGATGACATCCTGTGCTAGGTCAATGGGTAATTTTTGGCGGCGAATACGGTTTCTTAATGCTATTGCAACAGCACGTTTAGCAGCCCTTTGACCAACAACATGTTTATCAAGTTCAGCAACAATTTGTTTTGGAGTTAGTTCATCTAAATTAATCTGTGGTTCTATTTCACCAGCAAGATAAATAACCATAGGGCCTCTTATAATTCTTCAACTATCAAGTTTGTATTTGTATAAATGCAAATAGTACCAGCAATTTTCATTGCTTCTTCAGCAATTTCACGGGCGGAAAGCTGCGAGTGTAATGCTAAAGCCCGCGCCGCTGCAAGTGCAAAAGGGCCACCTGAGCCAATAGCCATAATTCCATCCTCTGGTTCAATTAAATCACCTGTTCCAGAAATTACTAAAGAATATTTTTCATCTGCTACTAGAAGAAGGGCTTCTAG
The sequence above is drawn from the Blastocatellia bacterium genome and encodes:
- a CDS encoding amidase, which translates into the protein MDELALLDATAQAELVKKGEVKPIELVDAAIARIEKINPAINAVVTPMYELAREIAAGELPEGPFKGVPFLLKDLFPMYTGVKLSSGSRYLKDYIPDHDSELVARYKKAGLITIGKTNTPEFGLLPTTEPVLFGACRNPWDTSRTTGGSSGGSAAAVAAGIVPMAHANDGGGSIRIPAACCGLFGLKPTRGRNSLGPDVGETPGGLVVEHVVTRSVRDSAAVLDATSGPSLGDPYFAPLPSQPFLSEVGADPGKLRIAFTTKSLTGVEIHPDCIKAVEDAAKLCADLGHIVEEASPTDVLNTDLLNQAFFAVWSSVCTSLLNGWQRRTGKPLKEEYFEPLTWAMYKMGQAIPASDLILSLFHFQQVTRQVAQFMVNYDVYLTPTLGEPPVELGSFDPTPDNPLAGFFRAGQFVPYTPLNNITGQPAMSVPLYWNAQGLPIGVHFVGRYADEATLFRLASQLETAQPWANRRPPVFAI
- the maf gene encoding septum formation inhibitor Maf; translated protein: MKNNLVLASSSPRRREILGLFAPKLEIIPSQINEDILSDETPETYVLRLAKEKAEDIAKSCKDKFVVGADTTVVCEGNILAKPLDATDAKRMLKQLSGNWHSVLTGVAVINTIANKQAIDICQTQVKFNQLTEQEIDWYIATGEPFDKAGAYAIQGYGSIFIEEIAGNYLNVVGLPITLVRKLLKAVGGDLIEFNK